From the genome of Candidatus Rokuibacteriota bacterium, one region includes:
- a CDS encoding ABC transporter permease — MLYYLLKRLFYTLPIALGVTLIVFMLVHLAPGDPLNAVVPADAPAEVVERLRQAYGFDKPLPIQYLIWMGHVATGELGTSIATGRPVAGEIGPAILNTLLLALAAAFVGFSGGTLLGGIAGFTQGRAWDKLATGLAITGVSVPHYWLGIVLVIFFSVELNLLPAMGMGPGGSSAWAWDWLHVRHMVLPVVTLSVIPLGVVARTVRSCVAEILNQEFVQALHAKGLLNRQVVGHVVKNAAPVVLAVIGLQLGYLLGGSILVETVFSWPGAGFLMNDAIFRRDLPLLQGTILVLALFFVLLNLFVDLIQTMFDPRIRRG, encoded by the coding sequence TTGTTCTATACGCTGCCCATCGCGCTGGGCGTGACCCTGATCGTGTTCATGCTGGTGCATCTGGCGCCGGGAGATCCGCTGAATGCGGTGGTGCCAGCCGATGCGCCGGCCGAGGTAGTGGAAAGGCTGCGGCAAGCCTACGGTTTCGACAAACCATTGCCGATTCAATACCTGATCTGGATGGGCCACGTCGCCACCGGCGAGCTAGGAACGTCGATCGCCACCGGCCGGCCGGTGGCCGGCGAGATCGGCCCGGCAATCCTGAACACACTGCTGCTGGCCCTGGCAGCCGCGTTCGTCGGATTCAGCGGCGGCACGCTGCTCGGTGGCATCGCCGGCTTCACGCAGGGCCGCGCCTGGGACAAGCTGGCCACCGGCCTGGCCATCACGGGGGTGAGCGTTCCGCACTACTGGCTGGGAATCGTGCTGGTGATTTTCTTTTCCGTGGAGCTGAATCTGTTGCCCGCCATGGGGATGGGGCCCGGAGGATCCTCGGCTTGGGCCTGGGACTGGCTGCACGTGCGCCACATGGTGCTGCCTGTGGTGACGCTGTCGGTGATCCCGCTGGGGGTGGTCGCCCGCACCGTACGGTCCTGCGTGGCCGAGATTCTGAATCAGGAGTTCGTGCAGGCCCTCCACGCCAAAGGGTTGCTCAACCGGCAGGTGGTTGGGCACGTGGTTAAAAACGCCGCGCCCGTCGTGCTGGCCGTGATCGGTTTGCAACTGGGCTATCTGCTCGGCGGCTCGATCCTGGTGGAGACGGTGTTCTCCTGGCCGGGCGCCGGGTTCCTGATGAACGACGCCATCTTCCGGCGGGACCTGCCGCTGCTGCAGGGCACCATCCTCGTGCTGGCCCTGTTCTTCGTCCTGCTGAATCTGTTCGTGGACCTCATCCAGACCATGTTCGATCCGCGCATCCGGCGGGGATGA
- a CDS encoding ABC transporter permease, with protein sequence MPDASSRAAKPDIDAAQTLVSSRGYWETVYQRLKRDKVTIACAVVLLLIILSAVFADRLVPADPYKASMLKRLKPIGTPGFVLGADELGRDMLSRLLYGGRLSLFMGIMPVFNALVVGGLLGVVAGFVGGRVNMAIMRIVDVFYAFPSVLLAIAISGALGAGILNALVSLSLVFVPPVTRVTESVTTQVRAFDFVEAARASGAGTFTVIRVHVLSNVVGPVFIYATSLISVSIILASGLSFLGLGVVPPEPEWGLMLNTLRQSIYVSPYVAALPGVMIFVTSLCFNLMSDGLRSAMDMRL encoded by the coding sequence ATGCCCGACGCCTCCAGCCGGGCCGCCAAGCCCGATATCGATGCCGCCCAGACCCTGGTGAGTTCGCGGGGGTACTGGGAGACGGTGTACCAGCGCCTTAAACGCGACAAGGTCACCATCGCCTGCGCGGTGGTGCTGCTGCTGATCATTCTGTCGGCCGTGTTCGCCGACAGGCTCGTTCCGGCCGACCCGTACAAGGCGAGCATGCTCAAGCGTCTCAAGCCGATTGGGACGCCCGGATTCGTGCTCGGGGCGGACGAGCTGGGGCGCGACATGTTGTCCCGGCTGCTCTATGGGGGCCGCCTATCGCTGTTCATGGGCATCATGCCCGTGTTCAACGCCCTGGTGGTGGGCGGGTTGCTGGGGGTGGTCGCCGGCTTCGTTGGCGGGCGGGTCAACATGGCCATCATGCGGATCGTGGATGTCTTCTACGCGTTTCCCTCGGTACTGCTGGCGATCGCCATTTCCGGGGCGCTGGGCGCCGGCATCCTGAACGCCCTGGTCTCGCTGAGCCTGGTGTTCGTGCCGCCGGTCACTCGGGTGACCGAGAGCGTGACCACGCAAGTGCGCGCCTTCGATTTCGTGGAAGCGGCCCGGGCGAGCGGAGCCGGTACGTTCACCGTCATCCGCGTGCACGTGTTGAGCAACGTGGTGGGCCCCGTATTCATCTACGCGACCAGCCTGATCAGCGTCAGCATCATCCTGGCCTCCGGGCTGAGCTTTCTCGGGCTGGGCGTCGTGCCGCCCGAGCCGGAGTGGGGCCTGATGCTGAACACGCTGCGTCAATCCATCTATGTGAGCCCCTACGTCGCTGCGCTGCCGGGGGTCATGATCTTCGTCACCTCGCTGTGCTTCAACCTGATGAGCGACGGGTTGCGCAGCGCCATGGACATGCGGCTTTAA
- a CDS encoding ABC transporter ATP-binding protein, with the protein MNLDPSSSAPRGSVAASGASGAEQPLLAVRDLCKYFPLKSGLLHKRMSWVHAVDHVSFSVDAGETLGIVGESGCGKSTAARLLMRLLDPDRGEVDFSGRRVGDAAGISIRELRRNMQMVFQDSYSSLNPRLPVEDTITFGPIVHGLSRQEARTLARELLAQVGLEPNSFVRRYAHELSGGQRQRVNIARALALHPRLLILDEAVSSLDKSIAAQVLNLLMDLKAKLHLTYLFISHDLNVVQYLSDRVMIMYLGKVMEVGPVEDIYRSALHPYTRALLSAMPSMDPDRRTTEPPLTGDPPNPIDPPPGCRFRPRCAYAEEVCGTREPELADGAWGPRHAVACHMAVPGSGHSRAGQIPAPPHLARGSNDSDARGASRRSS; encoded by the coding sequence ATGAATCTTGATCCCTCCAGCAGTGCCCCCCGCGGCAGCGTGGCGGCCTCCGGCGCCAGCGGAGCGGAGCAGCCCCTGCTGGCCGTGCGCGACCTGTGCAAGTATTTCCCTCTGAAGTCCGGCCTGCTCCACAAGCGCATGTCGTGGGTGCACGCGGTCGACCACGTTTCCTTTTCGGTGGACGCCGGCGAGACGCTGGGAATCGTCGGGGAATCGGGTTGCGGGAAGTCCACCGCGGCACGACTGCTGATGCGACTGCTCGATCCGGACCGGGGCGAGGTGGATTTCTCCGGCCGGCGCGTAGGGGATGCCGCGGGCATCAGCATCCGCGAACTGCGGCGCAACATGCAGATGGTGTTCCAGGACTCCTATTCCTCGCTCAACCCCAGGCTGCCGGTGGAGGATACCATCACCTTCGGCCCGATTGTGCATGGCCTTTCGCGCCAGGAGGCCCGCACGCTGGCCCGCGAGCTGCTGGCCCAGGTCGGGCTGGAGCCCAATTCGTTCGTGCGGCGCTACGCGCACGAGCTTTCCGGCGGCCAGCGCCAACGGGTCAACATCGCCCGGGCATTGGCACTGCATCCCAGGCTGTTGATTCTCGACGAAGCGGTGTCATCGCTGGACAAGTCCATTGCCGCCCAGGTGCTCAACCTGCTGATGGACCTCAAGGCCAAGCTGCACCTGACATACCTGTTCATCTCCCATGATCTCAACGTCGTGCAGTACCTGAGCGATCGCGTGATGATCATGTACCTGGGCAAGGTGATGGAGGTCGGGCCGGTGGAGGACATCTATCGCTCCGCCCTGCACCCCTACACGCGGGCGCTGCTGTCGGCCATGCCGTCCATGGACCCGGACCGGCGCACCACCGAGCCGCCGCTGACCGGCGACCCGCCCAACCCGATCGACCCGCCACCGGGTTGCCGCTTTCGTCCGCGCTGCGCCTACGCCGAAGAGGTGTGCGGAACACGCGAGCCCGAGTTGGCCGACGGGGCCTGGGGGCCCCGGCACGCGGTGGCCTGCCACATGGCCGTCCCCGGCTCGGGTCACAGCCGCGCGGGGCAAATCCCTGCCCCGCCGCACCTGGCGCGCGGCAGCAATGACTCCGACGCAAGGGGCGCATCGAGGCGATCCTCATGA
- a CDS encoding amidase translates to MTEHELTAMTLVEVAEAIASRQVSSLEVVRACLERSERGQRRLNCFIAIEADAVLQAAAQADAELARGRRRGPLHGVPLAHKDMFYRSGRESSCGSKIRRGFVPDTTATVIARLEAAGALVLGRLNQAEFAVGPTGHNVHYGDCRNPWNAEHIPGGSSSGSGAAVAARLVYGAFGSDTGGSVRLPAAMCGVVGLKPTQTRVSRHGMMPLSFSLDQAGPLARTARDCARLLRIIAGPDGLDSTCSAEPVPDYETELEREGTPVRIGVPSNYFYDLATPEVRRAMEQSLAVFRSLGAEVLPIQVPDHDIIGELGAVVMQSEAATLHRRWLSTRPQDYADQVRARIEPGLYLPATRYLEALDLRAVVLERFMKGVFAHVDVVHAPVLSFPVPTLAETDVKAGPGFRDVIARLTHCTRTINYVGLPALSMPAGFTDNGLPVAFQLIGRPFAEARLLQLGNAFQQATDWHRKSPAW, encoded by the coding sequence ATGACGGAGCATGAACTCACCGCCATGACCTTGGTGGAGGTGGCCGAGGCCATCGCGTCCCGCCAGGTATCGTCGCTCGAGGTGGTGCGCGCCTGCCTGGAGCGCAGCGAGCGGGGGCAGCGGCGGCTCAACTGCTTCATCGCCATCGAAGCGGATGCGGTGTTGCAGGCCGCTGCGCAGGCCGATGCCGAGCTGGCGCGGGGCCGGCGCCGGGGGCCTCTGCACGGCGTGCCGCTGGCCCACAAGGACATGTTCTATCGCAGCGGGCGGGAGTCTTCCTGCGGTTCGAAGATCCGCCGCGGATTCGTGCCGGATACGACGGCCACCGTCATAGCCCGCCTGGAAGCCGCCGGCGCGCTGGTGCTGGGACGGCTGAACCAGGCCGAGTTTGCGGTCGGCCCAACCGGTCACAACGTGCACTACGGCGACTGCCGCAACCCGTGGAATGCCGAGCACATCCCGGGCGGTTCCTCCAGCGGCTCGGGCGCGGCGGTGGCGGCCCGGTTGGTCTATGGCGCCTTTGGTTCGGACACGGGGGGCTCGGTGCGCCTGCCCGCCGCCATGTGCGGGGTGGTCGGGCTCAAGCCCACGCAGACCCGCGTCAGCCGGCATGGGATGATGCCGCTCTCCTTCTCCCTGGACCAGGCGGGACCGCTGGCCCGCACCGCGCGCGACTGCGCGCGGCTGCTACGCATTATCGCCGGCCCGGACGGTCTGGACTCCACCTGCAGCGCCGAGCCCGTGCCGGATTACGAGACGGAACTGGAGCGGGAAGGCACGCCCGTGCGCATCGGGGTGCCGTCCAACTACTTCTACGACCTCGCCACGCCTGAGGTGCGCCGGGCCATGGAGCAGAGCCTGGCCGTATTCCGGTCGCTCGGCGCGGAGGTGCTGCCAATCCAGGTGCCCGATCACGACATCATTGGGGAGCTCGGTGCGGTGGTGATGCAGTCGGAGGCAGCCACCCTGCATCGGCGCTGGCTGAGCACCCGGCCACAGGATTACGCCGACCAGGTGCGGGCGCGGATCGAGCCGGGGCTGTACTTGCCGGCCACGCGCTATCTGGAGGCCCTGGACCTGCGGGCCGTTGTGCTGGAGCGCTTCATGAAGGGCGTGTTCGCGCACGTGGACGTTGTGCACGCACCGGTGCTGTCCTTCCCGGTGCCCACCCTGGCGGAGACCGACGTCAAGGCCGGCCCGGGTTTCCGCGATGTCATTGCGCGGCTCACGCACTGCACGCGCACCATTAACTACGTGGGCCTGCCGGCGCTGAGCATGCCGGCCGGCTTTACGGATAACGGCCTGCCCGTAGCGTTCCAGCTCATCGGGCGGCCCTTTGCCGAGGCCCGGTTGCTCCAGTTGGGGAACGCCTTCCAGCAGGCGACCGATTGGCACCGCAAGTCGCCTGCATGGTAA
- a CDS encoding ABC transporter ATP-binding protein: protein MNGSPSPEHSAAPGSPQNDGASLVEVDGLSVCFESPEHSVYAVNGVSFTLRRGEVLGILGESGSGKSVTLRALMRLLPTRRVRIGGRVLIDKQDIFALEPGALADLRGKTVAMIFQEPMIAFDPVYTIGRQIAETIIRHEGVTQHEAERRAVDLLERVRIPSPRQRLKAYPHELSGGMRQRAMIALALCCRPSLLLADEPTTALDATVQIQILLLLRELQRELGMAMIFVTHDVGAAAEISDRLAVMYAGQLVETGPVGSVIRERRHPYTEGLLASTVHGSNRHQRLEVIPGSPPSLTSPPDHCSFAPRCRYASNPCHTQVPGNSWPAPDHVVRCFKAAELLAGA from the coding sequence ATGAACGGCTCCCCCTCTCCCGAACACTCGGCCGCTCCGGGGTCCCCGCAAAATGACGGGGCCTCGCTCGTCGAGGTGGACGGACTCAGTGTCTGCTTCGAATCGCCCGAGCACAGCGTATACGCCGTAAACGGCGTCAGCTTCACCCTGCGCCGGGGAGAGGTGCTGGGCATCCTCGGTGAGTCGGGATCGGGCAAGAGCGTGACGCTGCGCGCACTGATGCGCCTCCTGCCCACGCGGCGCGTGCGCATTGGCGGGCGGGTGCTCATCGACAAGCAGGATATCTTTGCGCTGGAGCCGGGCGCGCTGGCCGACCTCCGCGGCAAGACGGTGGCGATGATTTTCCAGGAGCCGATGATCGCCTTCGATCCGGTCTATACCATCGGCCGGCAGATTGCCGAGACCATCATCCGGCACGAGGGAGTGACGCAGCACGAGGCGGAGCGGCGCGCCGTGGACCTGCTGGAACGCGTGCGGATCCCCTCGCCAAGGCAACGCCTCAAGGCCTATCCCCACGAGCTTTCCGGTGGGATGCGCCAGCGGGCGATGATCGCGCTGGCACTGTGCTGCCGGCCCAGCCTGCTGCTGGCGGACGAACCCACGACCGCTCTCGATGCCACCGTGCAGATTCAGATCCTGTTGCTGTTGCGGGAACTGCAGCGCGAGCTCGGGATGGCGATGATATTCGTCACCCACGACGTCGGTGCGGCCGCCGAGATATCGGACCGCCTTGCGGTGATGTATGCGGGACAGCTGGTGGAAACGGGCCCGGTGGGGAGCGTGATCCGCGAACGACGGCATCCGTACACGGAGGGGCTGCTGGCCTCCACGGTACACGGCAGCAACCGGCATCAGCGGCTGGAGGTCATCCCGGGCTCCCCGCCCAGCCTCACGAGCCCGCCCGATCATTGCAGCTTCGCCCCCCGCTGCCGCTACGCCAGCAATCCCTGCCACACGCAGGTCCCGGGCAACAGCTGGCCCGCCCCGGATCACGTAGTGCGGTGCTTCAAGGCAGCAGAGCTGCTGGCCGGGGCCTGA